A genome region from Anopheles stephensi strain Indian chromosome 2, UCI_ANSTEP_V1.0, whole genome shotgun sequence includes the following:
- the LOC118506527 gene encoding putative uncharacterized protein DDB_G0291608 isoform X4, whose translation MMNPNHSGASRRPYSRGAVPRNRSRMPFSPHHTHHANRNHGGHNQSWYNKDMENSFNYGDNGSSPKEASFTYTSKSPPVQLHSPPLAGRQTAAALLMPYGAADDGSINNRSQQILRAGPSHIDRHRINMGGNSMQDRNRHTMSASSIDRHSNHFEGPSNSTRGSDLHGGGDARSVLSMDSMRNSRDNNGGARERFSPHYHSGPGGNGSGPAGGGGGGGGGGPNQSSSPPYCPVDGIGGNGGIKSDSPSRKRRRVSSRLPSQSPPAAIWEHRRSPRNGGGGGGGMMSLMGTSGGSANGGGGNGGLGNHAMNGHHNLSLQQQQPQSSQSMQQQQQQQQQQPQLLHRDHPQQQQHHHHQLHHHHHHSQQQQQQQQSHHHSNGGAGSHLHPSSGGNLAAAIISQLQSHVHHPQGSPPIRRPRFHREQQQQQQQQPQQQQQQQQPQQQQRPWESLTQVFQQAPAAQAQHQHPASSLMVDINQVPVSLPLGHHHEQLWTYSAGPHISICSGHPAAPHLPPCQVHGVYSQPFAQTCGIGGHFGSFASSAGPALAVPHPPPHQAHYQHPHLAQQRTDGISLDGLEHAGASPLHLSPLTTHAHHLHGASPQMTQLTAAAQPIYISTEGRNYEILHRTVRRAITAPRRNFARFHWPGPPPPPPPPPPPAHHQHHHPGHHHPTHHHRPHAPPPPPPAALQAHPQPLGHPQPAHVTLSATTSAYSGILLNFLAMFPLSTYGPPDLNSPDSNETENYEALLSLAERLGEAKPRGLARPEIDQLPSYKFNAETHTGDQTSCVVCMCDFEARQILRVLPCSHEFHAKCVDKWLRSNRTCPICRGNASEYFESSEEQ comes from the exons ATGATGAATCCGAACCATTCCGGTGCGTCACGGCGCCCGTACTCGCGCGGTGCCGTACCGCGCAACCGTTCCCGGATGCCGTTTTCGCCGCACCATACGCACCACGCGAACCGGAACCATGGTGGACATAACCAGTCCTGGTACAACAAGGACATGGAGAATAGCTTTAACTACGG TGATAATGGAAGTAGTCCCAAAGAAGCATCCTTCACGTACACGTCCAAGTCCCCGCCGGTGCAGTTGCATTCCCCTCCCTTAGCGGGTCGCCAAACGGCGGCAGCTCTACTAATGCCTTACGGTGCTGCTGACGATGGTAGTATTAATAATAGATCTCAACAAATTCTTAGAGCCGGCCCGAGCCACATTGACCGGCACCGGATCAATATGGGCGGTAATAGTATGCAGGATCGCAACCGGCACACGATGAGTGCGTCCTCGATCGATCGCCATTCG AACCACTTCGAGGGACCGTCGAATTCAACGCGCGGATCGGACCTGCACGGTGGCGGAGATGCGCGTTCCGTGCTGTCGATGGACTCGATGCGAAACAGCCGCGATAATAATGGCGGTGCTCGGGAGCGCTTCAGTCCACACTATCACTCCGGTCCGGGTGGCAATGGTTCCGGTCcggcaggaggaggaggaggaggaggtggtggtggtcccaATCAATCGTCCTCGCCTCCGTACTGTCCGGTGGATGGGATCGGCGGTAACGGTGGGATCAAATCGGACAGCCCGTCGCGCAAGAGGCGCCGCGTTTCGTCCCGACTGCCGAGCCAGTCACCACCCGCAGCCATCTGGGAGCATCGGCGCTCACCGCGCaatggcggtggcggcggtggcggcatgATGTCTTTGATGGGGACGAGCGGTGGTAGTGCGAACGGCGGTGGTGGCAATGGTGGATTGGGGAACCATGCGATGAACGGACATCACAACTTGTcgctgcaacaacagcagccccAATCGTCGCAGagtatgcagcagcagcagcagcagcagcagcaacagccacaGCTACTCCATCGGGACCatcctcagcagcagcagcatcatcatcatcagctacaccatcatcaccaccactcccagcagcaacaacagcagcaacagtcacATCACCACTCGAACGGTGGTGCCGGATCTCATTTGCATCCGAGCTCGGGCGGTAATCTGGCGGCTGCCATCATATCTCAGCTCCAATCCCACGTTCACCATCCACAAGGCAGTCCACCAATTCGCCGGCCACGCTTTCACCgcgagcagcaacagcagcagcaacagcagccccagcagcagcaacaacagcagcagccacagcagcagcaacgtccCTGGGAATCGCTGACGCAGGTATTCCAACAGGCTCCGGCGGCACAGGCTCAGCACCAGCATCCGGCCTCTTCACTGATGGTCGACATCAATCAGGTACCGGTCAGTCTACCGCTTGGCCATCACCACGAGCAGCTGTGGACGTACTCGGCGGGCCCGCACATCTCAATCTGTTCCGGCCATCCAGCTGCACCACATTTGCCACCTTGCCAG GTCCATGGAGTGTACTCGCAGCCGTTTGCGCAAACGTGTGGCATCGGAGGTCACTTTGGCAGCTTTGCATCTTCCGCAGGACCGGCATTAGCCGTTCCACATCCGCCACCGCATCAAGCGCATTATCAGCATCCACATCTGGCGCAACAG CGTACCGATGGTATTTCGCTGGACGGGTTGGAGCATGCCGGTGCATCACCGCTGCACCTGTCACCGCTAACCACGCACGCGCACCATCTGCACGGTGCGTCACCGCAGATGACGCAGCTGACCGCGGCGGCCCAACCGATCTACATCTCTACCGAG GGTCGCAACTATGAGATACTGCACCGGACGGTTCGCCGGGCGATCACGGCACCGCGGCGCAACTTTGCCCGCTTCCACTGGCCCGgtccaccgccgccgccgccaccaccaccaccgccggcccatcaccagcaccaccatccgGGTCACCATCACCCGACGCATCACCATCGGCCACATGccccaccgccgccaccgccggccGCTCTGCAGGCCCATCCACAACCGCTCGGCCATCCGCAACCGGCCCACGTTACGCTGTCGGCCACCACGTCCGCCTACTCCGGCATACTGCTGAACTTCCT AGCCATGTTCCCGCTGTCCACGTACGGTCCGCCGGATCTCAACTCGCCCGATTCGAACGAGACGGAAAATTACGAGGCACTGCTCAGCTTGGCCGAGCGTCTCGGGGAGGCAAAACCGCGCGGTCTCGCCCGGCCCGAAATTGATCAGCTGCCGAGCTACAAGTTTAACGCGGAAACTCACACCG GTGATCAAACAtcgtgtgtggtgtgtatgtgtgacttTGAGGCCCGTCAGATTCTGCGAGTTTTGCCGTGTTCGCACGAGTTCCATGCCAAATGCGTTGATAAGTGGCTACGG TCCAACCGCACGTGCCCAATTTGCCGTGGCAACGCATCGGAGTACTTCGAAAGCAGCGAGGAGCAGTAA